A region from the Microcebus murinus isolate Inina chromosome 27, M.murinus_Inina_mat1.0, whole genome shotgun sequence genome encodes:
- the LOC105885541 gene encoding olfactory receptor 7A17-like translates to MEPENDTRISEFLLLGFSVEPELQPVLFGLFLSMYLTTVLGNLLIILATISDSHLHTPMYFFLSNLSFVDICFTSTTVPKMLVNVQSQSKAISYAGCITQMYFFILFTGLDSFLLTVMAYDRFVAICHPLHYTVIMNPRLCGLLILVSWIMSVLNSLLQSLMVLPLSFCTELEIPHFFCELNQVIHLACSDTFLNDMVMYFSAIVLGGGSLAGIVYSYSKIVSSIRAISSAKGKSKAFSTCASHLSAVSLFYCTILGVYLSSAATHNSHSSTPASAMYTVVTPMLNPFIYSLRNKDIKRALKQFFRGKR, encoded by the coding sequence ATGGAACCAGAAAATGACACACGaatttcagaatttcttcttctggGGTTCTCAGTGGAGCCAGAACTGCAGCCCGTCCTCTTTGGGCTGTTCCTGTCCATGTACCTGACCACTGTGCTCGGGAACCTGCTCATCATCCTGGCCACAATCTCAGACTCCCACctgcacacccccatgtacttcttcctctccaACCTGTCCTTTGTAGACATCTGTTTCACCTCCACCACTGTCCCCAAGATGCTGGTGAATGTGCAGTCACAGAGCAAAGCCATCTCCTACGCAGGCTGCATCACCCAGATGTACTTTTTCATACTCTTTACGGGGCTGGACAGCTTCCTCCTGACCGTGATGGCCTATGACCGGTTTGTGGCCATCTGTCACCCCCTGCACTACACGGTCATCATGAACCCCAGGCTCTGTGGGCTGCTGATCCTGGTGTCCTGGATCATGAGTGTCCTGAATTCCTTGTTACAAAGCTTAATGGTATTGCCGCTGTCCTTCTGTACGGAGTTGGAAATCCCCCACTTTTTCTGTGAACTGAATCAGGTAATCCACCTGGCCTGTTCTGACACCTTTCTCAATGACATGGTGATGTATTTCTCAGCTATAGTGCTGGGGGGTGGTTCCCTGGCTGGGATCGTCTACTCTTACTCTAAGATTGTTTCTTCCATACGTGCAATCTCCTCGGCCAAGGGCAAGTCCAAAGCCTTTTCCACCTGTGCATCCCACCTCTCGGCTGTCTCCTTGTTTTACTGCACAATCCTGGGGGTGTACCTCAGTTCTGCCGCAACCCACAACTCCCACTCCAGCACACCAGCCTCGGCGATGTACACGGTGGTCACCCCCATGCTGAACCCCTtcatctacagcctgaggaaTAAAGACATAAAGAGGGCTCTGAAGCAATTCTTCAGAGGGAAACGATAA
- the LOC105885543 gene encoding olfactory receptor 7A17-like, producing MAPENGTGISEFLLLGFSEEHGWQPLLFGVFLSMYLVTVFGNLLIILVIRVYSHLHTPMYFFLSNLSFVDICFSSTTVPKMLVNIETQSKAISYAGCVTQMYFFILFVGLDSFLLTVMAYDRFVAICHPLHYTVIMSPRLCVLLVLVSWITGVLHSSLHSLMVLRLTFCTNLEIPHFFCELNQVIHLACSDTFLNDVVMYLAAMLLGGGCLIGILYSYSKIVSSVRAISSAKGKSKAFSTCASHLLVVSLFYCTSLGVYLSSAATHNSHSSTTASVMYTVVTPMLNPFIYSLRNKDIKRALKDSLGGKLEQVQFSWG from the coding sequence ATGGCACCTGAGAATGGTACAGGAATTTCAGAATTTCTTCTCCTGGGATTTTCAGAAGAACACGGATGGCAACCCCTCCTCTTTGGGGTGTTCCTGTCCATGTACCTGGTCACTGTGTTTGGGAACCTGCTCATCATCCTAGTCATCAGGGTGTACTCCCACctgcacacccccatgtacttcttcctctccaACCTGTCCTTTGTAGACATCTGTTTCTCCTCCACCACTGTCCCCAAGATGCTGGTGAACATTGAGACACAGAGCAAAGCCATCTCCTACGCAGGCTGCGTCACCCAGATGTACTTTTTCATACTCTTTGTGGGGCTGGACAGCTTCCTCCTGACCGTGATGGCCTATGACCGGTTTGTGGCCATCTGTCACCCCCTGCACTACACGGTCATCATGAGCCCCAGGCTCTGTGTGCTGCTGGTCCTAGTGTCCTGGATCACGGGTGTCCTGCATTCCTCATTACATAGCTTAATGGTGCTGCGGCTAACCTTCTGTACAAACTTGGAGATCCCCCACTTTTTCTGTGAACTGAATCAGGTAATCCACCTGGCTTGTTCTGACACCTTTCTCAATGACGTGGTGATGTATTTGGCAGCTATGCTACTGGGTGGGGGATGCCTTATTGGGATCCTCTACTCTTACTCTAAGATAGTTTCCTCCGTACGGGCAATCTCCTCGGCCAAGGGGAAGTCCAAAGCCTTTTCCACCTGTGCATCCCACCTCTTAGTTGTCTCCTTGTTTTACTGCACAAGCCTGGGGGTGTACCTCAGTTCTGCCGCAACCCACAACTCCCACTCCAGCACAACAGCCTCGGTGATGTACACGGTGGTCACCCCCATGCTGAACCCCTtcatctacagcctgaggaaTAAAGACATAAAGAGGGCTCTGAAGGATTCTTTGGGAGGGAAACTAGAACAGGTCCAATTCTCCTGGGGCTGA